The following are from one region of the Gemmatimonadota bacterium genome:
- a CDS encoding MFS transporter translates to MPKTTNRKTIISWMMYDFANSSFANNVTTFIYAAFFTKVIAENEIIGTALWSRGVGIIMLVVALLSPPLGALSDQGGYRKRFLIFFTFLAVIFTALLYFPQKGQATYALTLYIIACICFEMGIVFYNAFLPDIAPSERIGRISGQAWGVGYFGGLLSMAVLMVGFVSAETPWFGLTKETHAHIRATNIGVAIWFAIFSLPALFYLPAPPARQTGDKLSLAASYQRILQTFRELQRYREIFKLLLARLVYNDGLITVFAFGGIYAAGTFGFTFEEVLFFGIIVNIAAGIGAWCFGYLDDRLGGKLTIQITLVGFVIAAIIAVVPQEKIWFWIAGLLVGLFAGPNQSASRSLMGRFVPQNKETEFYGFYAFSGKATAFLGPLLMGVITQASGSQRYGMATVGLFFILGGLLLRSVDEQKGIRMAREKTSSETDA, encoded by the coding sequence ATGCCCAAAACCACCAACCGAAAAACCATCATCTCGTGGATGATGTATGACTTTGCAAACTCCTCCTTTGCCAACAACGTCACCACATTTATCTACGCGGCGTTCTTTACCAAAGTCATCGCTGAAAATGAGATCATAGGCACGGCTTTATGGTCTCGCGGCGTCGGCATCATCATGCTCGTCGTCGCACTGCTATCGCCACCCCTCGGCGCGCTATCTGACCAGGGCGGATATCGCAAACGCTTTTTAATATTCTTCACATTTCTCGCCGTCATCTTCACCGCACTGCTCTATTTCCCGCAAAAAGGGCAAGCTACCTATGCATTAACCCTCTACATCATCGCCTGTATCTGCTTTGAAATGGGCATCGTATTTTACAACGCCTTCTTGCCCGACATTGCCCCGTCCGAACGCATCGGGCGCATATCGGGACAAGCTTGGGGCGTGGGATATTTTGGGGGCCTGCTCTCAATGGCCGTCCTCATGGTCGGTTTTGTATCCGCAGAAACCCCGTGGTTTGGCCTCACCAAAGAAACCCATGCACACATCCGGGCGACAAACATCGGTGTTGCAATCTGGTTTGCCATCTTCAGCCTCCCAGCCCTCTTCTATTTACCCGCTCCCCCTGCGCGACAAACTGGCGACAAACTCAGTTTGGCTGCATCCTACCAGCGCATCCTGCAAACCTTCCGCGAACTCCAGCGCTACCGGGAAATCTTCAAACTACTGCTCGCGCGCCTCGTCTATAACGACGGCCTCATCACCGTCTTTGCTTTCGGCGGCATTTATGCGGCAGGCACATTTGGATTCACATTTGAAGAAGTCCTCTTCTTCGGCATCATCGTCAACATCGCAGCCGGCATCGGCGCATGGTGTTTTGGGTACCTGGACGACCGCCTGGGCGGCAAACTCACCATCCAGATCACCCTCGTCGGATTCGTCATCGCGGCGATCATCGCCGTCGTACCTCAAGAAAAAATCTGGTTCTGGATCGCGGGCCTCCTCGTCGGCCTATTTGCCGGTCCCAACCAATCGGCCAGCCGGTCTCTCATGGGACGATTTGTCCCCCAAAACAAAGAAACCGAATTTTACGGCTTCTACGCCTTCTCGGGAAAAGCCACGGCATTTCTCGGCCCCCTCCTCATGGGCGTCATCACACAAGCCTCTGGATCCCAGCGCTACGGCATGGCAACCGTGGGCCTGTTCTTCATCTTGGGCGGTCTCCTGTTGCGCAGCGTTGACGAACAAAAGGGCATCCGCATGGCGCGTGAAAAAACGTCATCAGAAACAGACGCCTGA
- a CDS encoding DNA-binding protein, whose amino-acid sequence MSTKTLFLAWQDKVRSHQWFPIGRLDADVELPEYRFRYTGGAVRAQQELKYPPLPSFPQLHRDYRSSALFYLFQNRVMKPNRPDFADHVQRLDLPESADPFEMLSVSGGYRVTDDYEVFPKLVKAKDGSFVCRFFLHGWRHTSLPAQERLNALKPGEELYVTLELTNPVSGLAVQLQTTDYHMIGWTPRYLVSEMARAMTESPGEYTAHVVRVNPPPSPMTQRVLVEMCGRWDGYEPMESEDFQPLVGD is encoded by the coding sequence ATGAGCACAAAAACTTTATTCCTGGCGTGGCAGGACAAAGTGCGGAGCCATCAATGGTTCCCGATTGGTCGGCTGGATGCAGATGTCGAGCTTCCGGAGTATCGCTTTCGCTATACGGGCGGGGCTGTGCGAGCACAGCAAGAGTTGAAATATCCGCCCCTTCCAAGCTTTCCTCAACTGCATAGAGATTACCGATCCTCAGCACTATTTTACCTGTTCCAGAACCGGGTTATGAAACCGAACAGACCGGACTTCGCCGATCATGTTCAGCGACTTGACCTACCTGAAAGTGCCGATCCATTCGAGATGCTATCGGTAAGCGGTGGCTATCGGGTAACCGACGATTACGAGGTCTTTCCAAAACTGGTCAAAGCCAAAGATGGAAGTTTTGTCTGTCGATTTTTCCTGCACGGATGGCGACACACAAGCCTCCCCGCGCAAGAACGACTGAATGCGCTGAAGCCGGGAGAAGAACTTTATGTAACACTGGAACTGACCAATCCAGTGAGTGGTCTGGCCGTGCAACTCCAGACAACGGACTACCACATGATTGGCTGGACCCCGCGTTATCTCGTTTCCGAGATGGCGAGGGCAATGACCGAATCGCCCGGTGAGTACACGGCGCATGTGGTGAGGGTCAATCCCCCACCTTCTCCGATGACACAGCGCGTTTTGGTTGAAATGTGCGGTCGTTGGGATGGATATGAACCGATGGAGAGTGAGGATTTTCAACCTTTGGTTGGGGATTGA
- a CDS encoding NgoFVII family restriction endonuclease encodes MDTQQNMLFDDSSESQISFGIDDGSGLRVVSAKFNSEKKFDWDVFDGFDSLRVLTYSVSVDAILRMLDKYAFTTFECVFGYEGIIRDMKDILAFQKTVVGDTRAAIMNLKDERHIQILEKVHSGQAHFRVLRKSIAHAKLYLLSNSDGGKRVIIGSANLSERAFSGDQPETLVMFDNDEKAWEHYNNMFNTIRDSASDEIEIPDEKITRSEIEIQETPSINNGPATLIIEPPAPDEVETSFPVQVERVEKVLASLGPALSSVMPPIRNGKQRITQNIKRQINRVVLVKSAEEVDTRNFHIDRTTRQATLSDDVFPLEWDSDSVKTDARLLLEYFENYAAFEGDVKRLQRDYFTLMAWLYFSPFMCDMRSLALVQDSDVVRFPSFGIVFGKSNCGKTSLIDTLMTSMFSCTNTVEKRSFTTSRLRGLQASYKRFPVVFDDIGQRAFNQYGKDMIKEELQPPVSEYPCFILAMNAEPQSFPDEIVKRSLMIYTTTALPSHEEETRQRLQGDVQKIRNSLTGHLYKRYLVEIMDRMAPGHLPDDWLAISSQVISDIISEGTGKTPPQWCRKITWQNYAEKRYDRVKAALESLLRPASYVKKEGDASKGWTIDGEKVIVWEPRDAFGRRAFNWEDVPSTLIDQDASHGDTTILNKTSLQKFIGHSLYPPGKLNKIKSLLSYRP; translated from the coding sequence ATGGATACTCAGCAAAATATGCTGTTCGACGACTCCAGCGAGAGCCAGATATCATTCGGAATTGATGACGGAAGTGGCCTTCGTGTGGTCAGCGCGAAATTCAACTCAGAAAAGAAATTTGACTGGGACGTATTCGATGGATTCGACAGCCTGCGGGTATTGACCTATTCAGTAAGCGTGGATGCCATCCTTAGAATGCTCGATAAATACGCTTTCACGACCTTCGAATGCGTATTCGGCTATGAAGGCATCATCCGCGACATGAAAGACATTCTCGCGTTTCAGAAAACAGTGGTCGGCGATACTCGCGCCGCAATCATGAACCTCAAAGACGAACGGCACATACAAATTCTCGAAAAAGTACATTCGGGACAAGCCCACTTCAGAGTCTTGAGAAAGTCCATAGCCCACGCAAAACTCTACCTGCTATCCAATTCGGATGGCGGAAAGCGAGTAATAATCGGATCTGCCAACCTCTCGGAACGAGCATTTTCCGGCGACCAACCAGAGACACTGGTCATGTTCGATAATGATGAGAAAGCCTGGGAACACTACAACAATATGTTCAACACCATCCGGGACTCCGCATCAGACGAAATCGAGATACCCGATGAGAAAATAACGCGATCAGAAATAGAAATTCAGGAAACCCCATCTATAAACAATGGACCGGCCACCCTTATAATTGAGCCACCTGCCCCCGATGAAGTCGAAACCTCCTTTCCGGTTCAGGTAGAGCGCGTAGAGAAGGTACTTGCCTCTCTTGGTCCTGCGCTATCATCGGTCATGCCTCCCATACGCAATGGGAAGCAACGCATCACCCAGAACATCAAACGCCAGATAAATCGCGTGGTCCTCGTCAAGTCAGCCGAAGAAGTCGATACGCGCAACTTCCATATCGACAGAACCACGCGCCAGGCCACCCTATCGGATGATGTATTCCCGCTGGAATGGGATAGCGATTCGGTAAAAACAGATGCGCGTCTGCTCCTGGAATACTTCGAGAACTACGCCGCCTTTGAGGGAGATGTAAAACGGCTGCAACGGGATTACTTCACCTTGATGGCGTGGCTGTATTTCTCCCCCTTCATGTGCGACATGCGGTCACTTGCCCTGGTGCAAGACAGCGATGTGGTCCGCTTTCCTTCCTTTGGCATCGTCTTTGGCAAATCCAACTGCGGCAAAACCAGCCTGATTGATACGCTTATGACATCCATGTTCAGTTGCACCAACACAGTGGAAAAACGGAGTTTCACCACATCCCGACTTCGCGGATTGCAAGCGTCGTACAAACGCTTTCCCGTTGTGTTTGATGATATAGGACAACGCGCCTTCAACCAGTACGGCAAGGACATGATCAAAGAGGAACTACAGCCCCCAGTTTCCGAATATCCGTGCTTCATACTCGCAATGAATGCCGAACCCCAATCATTTCCCGACGAAATCGTTAAACGCAGCCTGATGATATACACCACGACTGCACTGCCCTCTCACGAAGAGGAAACCCGGCAGCGTTTGCAAGGCGATGTACAGAAGATACGTAACAGTCTGACGGGACATCTCTATAAACGATACCTCGTAGAAATTATGGATCGCATGGCCCCCGGTCATCTCCCGGACGATTGGCTGGCAATTTCATCTCAGGTTATAAGCGACATCATATCTGAAGGAACAGGCAAAACACCGCCCCAATGGTGCCGCAAAATAACCTGGCAAAATTATGCGGAAAAGCGATACGACAGAGTTAAAGCAGCCCTCGAAAGTCTATTGCGTCCAGCATCTTATGTAAAAAAAGAAGGCGATGCGTCCAAAGGATGGACGATTGACGGAGAGAAAGTCATCGTCTGGGAACCACGCGATGCCTTTGGCAGACGTGCGTTCAACTGGGAAGATGTTCCCTCTACCTTAATTGACCAGGACGCCAGCCACGGCGACACGACGATTTTGAATAAAACCAGCTTGCAGAAATTCATAGGCCACTCTCTCTACCCGCCTGGCAAACTGAATAAAATAAAGAGTTTGCTCAGTTATCGTCCCTGA
- a CDS encoding phytanoyl-CoA dioxygenase family protein, giving the protein MDASCLSHSLTEEERLQFERDGYLIIENALDPDHAARLCAVIDRIDAEMRPKQGIDKLGRLSVRDFIGLDWEFVELVDWPRTIAKVWDILSWNLQIYHSHLNVTPPVSNGTGGKNLRWHQDSALLNQELETDPRPRISIKVAYFLTDCSEDGRGNFYIIPGSHLINDYDFPNDDRTSEPKDAIPVLVKPGTAVFFDRRLWHSVSANYWTEARRALFYGYSYRWFRPRDDVTMDHWWDRLDPIRKQLFGNAPTGGYGFTSPTDEDVPLRGWLSEHLGEEAIA; this is encoded by the coding sequence ATGGATGCTTCATGTCTATCGCATAGCCTGACAGAAGAAGAGCGGTTGCAGTTTGAACGCGATGGATATTTAATTATCGAAAATGCACTCGACCCCGACCACGCCGCGCGCCTGTGCGCCGTGATCGATCGCATAGATGCCGAAATGCGTCCCAAACAAGGCATAGATAAACTCGGGCGCTTGAGCGTCAGAGACTTTATCGGCCTCGACTGGGAATTTGTCGAACTGGTAGATTGGCCCAGGACCATCGCAAAAGTGTGGGATATCTTGAGCTGGAACTTGCAAATCTACCACTCGCACCTCAACGTCACCCCCCCGGTATCAAACGGAACGGGTGGAAAAAATCTGCGCTGGCATCAAGACAGTGCCCTGCTCAATCAGGAATTAGAAACAGATCCCCGACCCCGCATCTCAATCAAAGTAGCATACTTTTTAACGGACTGCAGTGAAGATGGCCGGGGCAACTTTTACATTATACCGGGCAGCCATTTGATCAACGACTACGACTTTCCCAACGACGACCGCACATCCGAACCCAAAGATGCAATACCCGTGCTGGTCAAACCGGGAACAGCCGTATTTTTTGATCGCAGACTCTGGCACTCGGTAAGCGCAAATTACTGGACAGAAGCGCGTCGGGCACTCTTTTACGGATATAGCTATCGCTGGTTCCGTCCCCGCGATGACGTAACGATGGATCACTGGTGGGACCGATTGGATCCCATCCGCAAACAATTATTTGGCAACGCGCCAACCGGCGGATATGGATTCACCTCTCCCACTGACGAAGACGTACCCCTGCGCGGATGGCTATCTGAACACCTGGGCGAAGAAGCCATAGCATAG
- a CDS encoding D-2-hydroxyacid dehydrogenase: MPKFVFMPPQDDLRRAFATRLSDELPEYDILSPETDEEAIDAIRDADAAFGWIPPDALAAAEKLAWLHNPDAGPFFGYYYKELIQHPLTITNPRGIYFDHISHHILMFLLALARGLPWYMDAQRRRIWDKNARKSPYIDLADATALINGVGGIGHETARLCNELGMTVIGIEPRPEYELPYVEFHTPDELDTLLPLADFVITTVPHTPETEGMFDARRFTLMKPSAYFINIGRGKVCKIDDLANAIESGTIAGAGLDVFEQEPLPSDHKLWGLPNVLMTPHIAVRDAGNINDRRYEILIDNARRFLAGEELTNVVDKSKWY, encoded by the coding sequence ATGCCAAAATTTGTATTCATGCCGCCGCAGGACGACCTCAGGCGCGCATTCGCCACCCGCCTGTCGGACGAACTCCCCGAATACGACATCCTATCGCCCGAAACCGACGAAGAAGCCATAGATGCAATACGCGACGCCGATGCCGCATTCGGCTGGATACCGCCCGATGCACTCGCCGCTGCCGAAAAACTCGCCTGGCTGCACAACCCGGACGCCGGACCCTTCTTCGGATACTACTACAAAGAACTGATCCAACACCCGCTAACCATCACAAATCCCCGCGGCATATACTTCGACCACATATCCCACCACATCCTCATGTTCCTGCTCGCATTGGCGCGCGGGCTACCCTGGTACATGGACGCACAGCGGCGCAGAATATGGGACAAAAACGCGCGCAAATCCCCGTACATAGACCTCGCTGACGCAACAGCCCTCATCAACGGCGTGGGCGGCATCGGACACGAGACAGCGCGCCTGTGCAACGAACTGGGAATGACCGTCATCGGCATCGAACCCCGGCCCGAATACGAACTGCCCTACGTCGAATTCCACACCCCGGACGAACTCGACACACTTCTGCCACTCGCGGACTTTGTGATCACAACCGTCCCACATACGCCCGAAACCGAAGGCATGTTCGACGCGCGACGCTTCACCCTGATGAAACCTTCGGCGTACTTCATCAACATCGGCCGCGGCAAAGTGTGCAAAATAGACGACCTCGCCAACGCCATCGAATCCGGCACAATAGCCGGTGCCGGACTGGACGTATTCGAACAAGAGCCACTGCCCTCCGACCACAAGCTGTGGGGCTTACCCAACGTACTGATGACCCCCCACATTGCCGTACGAGACGCCGGCAACATAAACGACCGACGCTACGAAATACTCATCGACAACGCCCGCCGCTTTCTCGCAGGCGAAGAACTGACCAATGTCGTGGATAAATCAAAGTGGTACTGA
- a CDS encoding SMP-30/gluconolactonase/LRE family protein: MEWNFEQVAGPFGFTEGPVWVGDALLFTDMPGDRAMRYDHRTGVCDVWRTGTNRANGLTTDAEGRVYGAEGTFDPSGDGFVDGPGRRIARYESDGSTTVISDNFEGNRFNSPNDLVVDAKGRVWFTDPRYGDDKSCMDIGHESVYRADPQDDGSYATVRVTFDTTKPNGLIVTPDMKTLYVAQSDYLPETARELRAYPIEEDGSLGACEVLHDFGADRGIDGMRLDEDLNIVASAGWPDGGPGPMIYVFAPDGEVLEAHPFPINPTNCAFGDEDLQSLYVTAIDGYLYRARTHRKGLG, from the coding sequence ATGGAATGGAATTTTGAGCAGGTGGCGGGTCCGTTTGGTTTTACCGAGGGTCCGGTGTGGGTGGGCGATGCGCTGTTGTTTACAGATATGCCGGGGGATCGCGCGATGCGCTACGATCACAGGACGGGTGTTTGCGATGTGTGGCGCACGGGTACGAATCGGGCGAATGGTCTGACTACTGATGCAGAGGGTCGGGTCTATGGCGCAGAGGGTACTTTTGATCCGAGTGGTGACGGGTTTGTGGATGGTCCCGGGCGTCGCATTGCGCGGTATGAAAGCGATGGTTCGACGACGGTGATTTCCGACAATTTTGAGGGCAACCGTTTTAACAGTCCCAATGATCTCGTGGTCGATGCAAAGGGCCGGGTCTGGTTTACAGATCCGAGATATGGCGATGATAAGTCATGTATGGATATCGGTCACGAGTCGGTGTATCGGGCAGATCCCCAGGACGATGGTTCGTACGCGACTGTGCGGGTGACTTTTGATACGACAAAGCCCAATGGTCTGATTGTTACGCCGGATATGAAGACCCTGTATGTGGCGCAGAGCGATTATCTGCCCGAGACTGCCCGGGAATTGCGCGCGTATCCAATTGAGGAAGATGGGTCGCTGGGCGCTTGTGAAGTGCTGCACGATTTTGGTGCCGATCGGGGTATAGACGGTATGAGGCTGGATGAGGATCTCAATATTGTCGCGAGTGCGGGTTGGCCGGATGGTGGTCCCGGTCCGATGATTTACGTTTTTGCGCCCGACGGAGAGGTGCTCGAAGCACATCCTTTTCCGATTAATCCGACCAATTGCGCCTTTGGCGATGAAGATTTGCAGTCGCTCTATGTCACGGCTATCGATGGGTATTTGTACCGCGCGCGCACGCATCGAAAGGGGTTGGGGTAG
- a CDS encoding alanine:cation symporter family protein: MKALGIDETINNATAPIAEVIGQFVFFKISVADAELPLVVLWLVAGAVFFTFYTGFIGIRGFKHALQLVRGDYTDPNSKGEVSHLQALATAVAGTVGIGNIGGVAVAVTVGGPGATFWLIVAGFLGMSTKFIECTLGVKYRNENPDHSVSGGPMYYLRKGFSARGMDSFGKLIGGFYAMGIAIGALGIGNMFQSNQAYVQLNHMTGGMLDGLGWLVGIILGAVVFAVIIGGIKSIARVTEKVVPSMAVLYCFFSLITILLNASALPVAIGNIFGGAFTGEGVAGGVLGTMIIGFQRAVFSNEAGIGSAAIAHSSVKTNEPITEGIVSLLEPFIDTIVICTITALVIATTQVIAPDFAGDATGVAMTSVAFERQFSWFPIPLAFAAVLFAFSTMISWSYYGLKGWTYLFGESAHRQNAYKIIFCLCVVLGCMVQLGPLLDISDALVFLICVPNILGLYFLAPIVKHEMDSYFARLKSGKIKKFM; this comes from the coding sequence ATGAAGGCATTAGGAATTGACGAGACCATTAACAATGCCACTGCGCCAATTGCGGAGGTGATCGGTCAGTTTGTCTTTTTTAAAATTTCCGTGGCTGACGCGGAGTTGCCATTGGTGGTGTTGTGGCTTGTCGCTGGCGCAGTATTTTTTACTTTTTACACCGGCTTCATTGGTATCCGCGGCTTCAAGCATGCCCTCCAACTGGTGCGCGGCGACTACACCGACCCCAACAGCAAAGGCGAAGTCTCCCACCTGCAGGCACTGGCCACAGCAGTGGCGGGAACTGTCGGCATCGGCAACATCGGTGGCGTCGCAGTAGCGGTAACCGTTGGCGGACCAGGGGCGACATTTTGGCTGATTGTAGCGGGCTTTTTGGGCATGTCCACAAAGTTCATTGAATGCACGCTGGGCGTCAAATACCGCAATGAAAACCCGGACCATTCGGTTTCGGGCGGTCCGATGTACTACCTCAGAAAAGGATTTTCAGCCCGCGGCATGGACAGCTTTGGCAAACTGATCGGCGGCTTTTACGCAATGGGGATTGCAATAGGCGCACTGGGCATAGGCAACATGTTCCAATCCAATCAGGCGTATGTGCAACTCAACCACATGACCGGCGGAATGCTGGACGGACTGGGCTGGCTGGTCGGTATTATTTTAGGCGCAGTGGTCTTTGCCGTGATTATCGGAGGGATTAAATCTATCGCCAGGGTTACAGAAAAAGTCGTCCCTTCTATGGCGGTCCTTTACTGCTTTTTTTCTCTTATCACAATTCTGCTCAACGCATCGGCACTGCCCGTCGCCATCGGCAACATCTTTGGGGGCGCATTCACCGGCGAAGGTGTCGCTGGCGGCGTATTGGGAACGATGATTATCGGCTTCCAACGCGCGGTGTTCTCCAATGAAGCCGGCATTGGATCGGCCGCTATTGCCCATTCGTCGGTCAAGACAAACGAGCCCATCACAGAAGGGATTGTGTCGTTGTTGGAGCCTTTTATTGATACCATCGTCATCTGCACCATCACCGCTCTGGTCATTGCCACAACGCAGGTTATCGCACCCGATTTTGCTGGCGACGCAACGGGCGTGGCCATGACGTCTGTGGCCTTTGAGCGACAATTTTCGTGGTTTCCCATTCCGCTGGCTTTTGCCGCTGTGCTATTCGCCTTTTCCACGATGATTTCCTGGTCCTATTATGGATTAAAAGGTTGGACCTATTTGTTTGGTGAAAGCGCACACAGGCAAAACGCGTACAAAATCATTTTTTGCCTCTGTGTTGTTTTGGGATGCATGGTGCAATTGGGGCCCCTGCTGGATATTTCCGATGCGCTGGTGTTTTTGATTTGTGTGCCGAATATTTTGGGGCTGTATTTCCTGGCACCCATCGTCAAGCATGAAATGGATTCATATTTTGCACGCCTGAAAAGCGGAAAAATTAAAAAATTTATGTGA
- a CDS encoding Fic family protein gives MKIEKPPYTITPDILFRIEEIGEAIGRATGIAQDLRLRRINRILTIRGSLAIEGNILSEEQVSTILDGKPVIAPLRDIQEARNAIKAYDQYQQWNPANEADLLRAHEVLMIGLLDAPGQYRRRDIGVMGGGEVHHIGPPPMRVPQLMANLLAWLGSTDEHPLIASSVFHYEFEFIHPFEDGNGRMGRLWQTLILTRWKPLFAHIPVESLVHARQSDYYKAIRQSSSEGESTPFITFMLEIILDALQGTDQVTDQVTDQVARLLAALRTGPKTTAELMAELGLSHRPTFRNNYIRPALSAGLVEMTRPESPTARNQKYRLTARGREMQQSE, from the coding sequence ATGAAAATCGAAAAACCACCATACACAATCACGCCGGACATTCTCTTTCGCATTGAAGAAATCGGTGAAGCGATTGGTCGTGCGACAGGCATCGCGCAGGACTTGCGCCTACGACGCATCAATCGCATCCTCACGATTCGCGGATCCCTCGCCATTGAAGGCAATATCCTCAGCGAAGAACAGGTCTCCACAATACTCGACGGCAAGCCCGTTATCGCGCCACTCAGAGACATACAGGAAGCCCGCAACGCCATCAAAGCCTACGATCAATACCAGCAGTGGAACCCCGCCAACGAAGCCGACCTGTTGCGTGCTCACGAAGTCCTGATGATCGGACTATTGGATGCGCCCGGACAATATCGCCGCAGAGACATTGGCGTGATGGGCGGCGGCGAAGTCCACCACATCGGCCCGCCCCCCATGCGCGTGCCACAACTCATGGCAAACTTGCTGGCATGGCTGGGCAGCACCGATGAGCACCCGCTAATCGCCAGTTCGGTCTTCCACTACGAATTTGAATTCATTCACCCCTTTGAAGATGGCAACGGACGGATGGGACGGCTCTGGCAAACCCTGATACTGACCCGCTGGAAACCCCTGTTCGCCCACATCCCCGTAGAAAGTCTGGTCCATGCTCGACAAAGCGACTACTACAAAGCCATCAGACAGAGTTCGTCAGAAGGCGAAAGCACGCCATTCATTACATTCATGCTGGAGATTATTCTGGATGCACTCCAGGGAACCGACCAAGTAACCGATCAAGTAACCGACCAAGTAGCGCGGCTACTCGCCGCCTTGCGGACAGGTCCAAAAACCACCGCTGAACTCATGGCAGAACTGGGCCTATCGCATCGGCCCACATTCCGCAACAACTACATTCGCCCGGCACTATCCGCAGGACTCGTGGAAATGACACGCCCCGAATCGCCCACCGCGAGAAACCAAAAATATCGCCTCACCGCACGCGGAAGGGAGATGCAACAATCTGAATAA
- a CDS encoding ThuA domain-containing protein — MNILFLRHSAGFEHSYLPDAEVALKAIGKKNGWRVLTTHRLDRISAENLEKFDILAFATTGNLPFTDEQKTAILNFVRNGKSFLGIHNATDTCYDWPEYGEMLGGWFNGHPWHHEVGIIVEDTNHPATKMLGDYFRVTDEIYTFKNYDRNKTHVLMRIDNETVDLEKGNREDNDYAMGWCHEYGKGRVMYTALGHPDALWHEDWFHAHITGCIKWAARLEN; from the coding sequence ATGAACATCTTATTCCTGCGGCATTCAGCGGGATTTGAACACAGCTATTTGCCCGATGCAGAAGTGGCTCTGAAAGCAATCGGCAAAAAGAACGGATGGCGGGTCTTAACCACGCATCGGTTGGACCGCATTTCCGCTGAGAATTTGGAAAAATTTGACATCCTCGCATTTGCGACCACCGGGAACCTGCCCTTTACCGACGAACAAAAAACCGCGATCCTGAACTTTGTCCGCAACGGCAAATCATTTCTCGGCATACACAACGCAACCGACACCTGCTATGACTGGCCCGAATACGGCGAAATGCTCGGCGGATGGTTCAACGGCCATCCATGGCACCATGAAGTGGGGATCATCGTCGAAGACACCAACCACCCCGCAACAAAAATGCTGGGCGACTATTTTCGGGTAACAGATGAAATCTACACCTTTAAAAATTACGACCGCAACAAGACCCATGTCTTAATGCGGATCGACAACGAAACCGTAGATCTGGAAAAAGGCAACCGCGAAGATAACGACTACGCCATGGGCTGGTGCCACGAATACGGCAAAGGCCGCGTCATGTACACCGCCCTGGGACACCCCGATGCCCTGTGGCACGAAGACTGGTTCCACGCGCACATCACGGGATGTATCAAATGGGCTGCAAGATTGGAGAATTAA
- a CDS encoding DUF2384 domain-containing protein: MIFWQNCCLEEKGGYMKTQQLKVWRWTSTGFRTADGASVIAEGQTTTYATSAGWRFENRSEMIAAIKEGLPVATFDVLKNAMGISEQALATVTKIAVHTLTHRKKEGRLHIDESERLLRIGLLYDRAVEVLGGQEVARQWFVTPLTALGSVSPLDYADTEPGAREVEDLLGRIEYGVFS, encoded by the coding sequence ATGATCTTCTGGCAGAATTGTTGCCTCGAGGAAAAAGGAGGATATATGAAAACTCAACAATTGAAAGTCTGGAGATGGACATCAACGGGATTTCGAACAGCAGATGGTGCTTCGGTTATCGCAGAAGGACAGACGACAACTTATGCGACATCGGCAGGATGGCGTTTTGAAAACCGATCTGAAATGATTGCAGCAATAAAAGAAGGATTGCCAGTAGCGACATTTGACGTATTAAAAAATGCTATGGGCATTTCTGAACAAGCTCTGGCTACTGTAACTAAAATTGCGGTACATACACTGACACATCGAAAAAAAGAAGGACGGTTGCATATCGATGAATCGGAACGCCTACTGCGTATTGGTCTGCTATATGATCGGGCTGTCGAGGTTCTGGGAGGACAGGAAGTTGCTCGTCAATGGTTTGTAACGCCATTAACTGCTCTTGGCAGCGTTTCTCCACTGGATTATGCAGATACCGAACCAGGTGCTCGAGAAGTTGAAGACCTTCTGGGACGCATTGAGTACGGGGTATTTTCATAA